The following are encoded together in the Vespa velutina chromosome 3, iVesVel2.1, whole genome shotgun sequence genome:
- the LOC124947527 gene encoding piggyBac transposable element-derived protein 4-like isoform X2 — protein sequence MLCEARSSYICNFDIYCAWEIKLKETILSVLSPYLYLWHDIYMNNYYNSVAITEELLKKQTNVCGILRKNRGVPHCLKNINLKEFGTDFCRKGNTLVQAFRTKKKTLYMISSIHTANMVEITSPRTNKTVKKPTCVVEYNKYMKDVDRADQYLSYYSILFKTKKWTKKVVLYFINAALFNAYQIYVKSSKSHIRFKKFLLHVVNIWLSTKIEMEKPESGPSSMYIPRAPKCDPVDRLCSEMRNHKLVRIVGRGKIKNPRRPCRICSTSKKRSSTAFMCFSCSVSLHVGLCFEKYHTKSKY from the exons ATGTTGTGCGAAGCACGATCTAGTTACATTTGtaactttgatatatattGTGCCTGggaaataaaactaaaagaaacCATATTGTCGGTACTGTCACCGTACCTTTACTTGTGGCATGATATCTATATGAATAATTACTACAATAGTGTAGCAATCACAGAAGAGCTactaaaaaaacaaacaaatgtgTGCGGAATATTACGAAAGAATAGAGGTGTACCACActgtttgaaaaatataaatttaaaggaGTTCGGCACGGACTTTTGCAGGAAAGGTAATACCCTTGTGCAGGCATTtcgaactaaaaaaaaaacattatatatgattTCAAGTATACACACGGCAAATATGGTTGAAATCACAAGCCCAAGAACAAACAAGACCGTGAAAAAACCGACCTGTGTTGTCGAATATAATAAGTACATGAAGGACGTAGACCGTGCAGACCAATACTTGTCGTATTActcaattttattcaaaacaAAGAAGTGGACGAAGAAAGTTGtgctatattttataaatgctgCCTTGTTTAATGCATACCAAATTTATGTCAAAAGTTCAAAAAGTCATATTAGATTCAAAAAATTTCTGTTACATGTTGTGAACATATGGTTAAGCACGAAGATTGAAATGGAGAAACCAGAATCAG GACCTTCTTCGATGTATATCCCAAGAGCTCCAAAGTGCGATCCGGTAGACAGATTGTGTTCGGAAATGCGGAATCATAAACTTGTCCGCATCGTAGGaagagggaaaataaaaaacccgCGAAGACCATGCAGAATATGCTCCacatcaaaaaaaagaagctcaACTGCATTTATGTGCTTCTCATGTAGTGTTTCGCTGCACGTTGGACTGtgctttgaaaaatatcatacaAAATCAAAATACTAA
- the LOC124947527 gene encoding piggyBac transposable element-derived protein 4-like isoform X1 codes for MLCEARSSYICNFDIYCAWEIKLKETILSVLSPYLYLWHDIYMNNYYNSVAITEELLKKQTNVCGILRKNRGVPHCLKNINLKEFGTDFCRKGNTLVQAFRTKKKTLYMISSIHTANMVEITSPRTNKTVKKPTCVVEYNKYMKDVDRADQYLSYYSILFKTKKWTKKVVLYFINAALFNAYQIYVKSSKSHIRFKKFLLHVVNIWLSTKIEMEKPESGITNNYIICTYGTSYFFGLGPSSMYIPRAPKCDPVDRLCSEMRNHKLVRIVGRGKIKNPRRPCRICSTSKKRSSTAFMCFSCSVSLHVGLCFEKYHTKSKY; via the coding sequence ATGTTGTGCGAAGCACGATCTAGTTACATTTGtaactttgatatatattGTGCCTGggaaataaaactaaaagaaacCATATTGTCGGTACTGTCACCGTACCTTTACTTGTGGCATGATATCTATATGAATAATTACTACAATAGTGTAGCAATCACAGAAGAGCTactaaaaaaacaaacaaatgtgTGCGGAATATTACGAAAGAATAGAGGTGTACCACActgtttgaaaaatataaatttaaaggaGTTCGGCACGGACTTTTGCAGGAAAGGTAATACCCTTGTGCAGGCATTtcgaactaaaaaaaaaacattatatatgattTCAAGTATACACACGGCAAATATGGTTGAAATCACAAGCCCAAGAACAAACAAGACCGTGAAAAAACCGACCTGTGTTGTCGAATATAATAAGTACATGAAGGACGTAGACCGTGCAGACCAATACTTGTCGTATTActcaattttattcaaaacaAAGAAGTGGACGAAGAAAGTTGtgctatattttataaatgctgCCTTGTTTAATGCATACCAAATTTATGTCAAAAGTTCAAAAAGTCATATTAGATTCAAAAAATTTCTGTTACATGTTGTGAACATATGGTTAAGCACGAAGATTGAAATGGAGAAACCAGAATCAGGtataactaataattatataatttgcaCGTATGGCACTAGCTATTTTTTTGGTCTAGGACCTTCTTCGATGTATATCCCAAGAGCTCCAAAGTGCGATCCGGTAGACAGATTGTGTTCGGAAATGCGGAATCATAAACTTGTCCGCATCGTAGGaagagggaaaataaaaaacccgCGAAGACCATGCAGAATATGCTCCacatcaaaaaaaagaagctcaACTGCATTTATGTGCTTCTCATGTAGTGTTTCGCTGCACGTTGGACTGtgctttgaaaaatatcatacaAAATCAAAATACTAA